In Erwinia sp. SLM-02, one genomic interval encodes:
- the argO gene encoding arginine exporter ArgO translates to MLSVYFQGVAMGAALILPLGPQNAFVMNQGVRRQYHLMTAALCTLSDILLICGGIFGGSALLSQSVLLLNLVTWAGVAFLLWYGWGALRTAFSGDVQLAAAGAMKQSRWRIIVTMIAVTWLNPHVYIDTFVLLGSLGGQLPEEARRWFAFGSISTSIVWFFGLAMLAAWLAPVLNTPRAQRIINLLVGGVMWVIALKLAMQAMDFY, encoded by the coding sequence ATGTTATCCGTTTATTTTCAGGGTGTTGCAATGGGCGCGGCGCTGATCCTGCCGCTGGGGCCGCAGAATGCGTTTGTGATGAATCAGGGCGTGCGCCGGCAGTATCATCTGATGACCGCCGCGCTCTGTACGCTCAGCGATATTCTGCTGATCTGCGGCGGTATTTTTGGCGGCAGTGCGCTGCTCAGCCAGTCGGTTCTGCTGCTGAATCTGGTGACCTGGGCGGGCGTGGCGTTCCTGCTGTGGTACGGCTGGGGGGCGCTGCGCACGGCCTTCAGCGGCGATGTGCAGCTGGCCGCCGCCGGGGCGATGAAGCAAAGCCGCTGGCGAATTATCGTTACCATGATTGCCGTGACCTGGCTTAATCCTCATGTTTACATCGATACCTTTGTGCTGCTGGGGAGCCTGGGAGGGCAGCTGCCGGAAGAGGCGCGCCGCTGGTTTGCCTTCGGTTCAATCAGTACCTCAATTGTCTGGTTCTTCGGGCTGGCGATGCTAGCCGCCTGGCTGGCTCCGGTGCTGAATACCCCGCGCGCGCAGAGGATTATCAATCTGCTGGTGGGTGGAGTGATGTGGGTGATTGCACTCAAGCTGGCGATGCAGGCAATGGATTTTTACTGA
- the pgk gene encoding phosphoglycerate kinase has translation MSVIKMTDLDLAGKRVLIRADLNVPVKEGKVTSDARIRASLPTIEAALKQGAKVMVTSHLGRPVEGEYNEEFSLLPVVNYLKDKLGADNVSLAKDYLDGVELEAGKLVVLENVRFNKGEKKDDEALSKKYAALCDIFVMDAFGTAHRAQASTHGVGKFAPIACAGPLLSAELEALGKALSNPARPMVAVVGGSKVSTKFDVLNSLVKIADTVIVGGGIANTFVAIDNNVGKSLYEPDFVEAAKKLRDEFKIPVPTDSRVGTEFSETAPSTVKKVSEVQDNEEIMDFGDETALAMAKLLKDAKTILWNGPVGVFEFPNFRKGTEIVAKAIADSDAFSIAGGGDTLAAIDLFGIEDKISYISTGGGAFLEFVEGKTLPAVAMLQERAKQ, from the coding sequence ATGTCTGTAATTAAGATGACCGATCTGGATCTTGCTGGTAAACGTGTTCTGATCCGTGCCGATCTGAACGTGCCGGTAAAAGAAGGGAAAGTGACGTCGGATGCACGTATCCGTGCTTCTCTGCCGACTATCGAAGCGGCTCTGAAGCAGGGCGCAAAAGTGATGGTTACCTCCCACCTGGGCCGTCCTGTTGAAGGTGAATACAACGAAGAGTTTTCTCTGCTGCCGGTTGTTAACTACCTGAAAGATAAACTGGGCGCGGACAACGTATCCCTGGCAAAAGATTACCTGGACGGCGTTGAGCTGGAAGCCGGCAAGCTGGTGGTGCTGGAAAACGTTCGCTTTAACAAAGGCGAGAAGAAAGACGACGAAGCCCTCTCTAAAAAATACGCCGCGCTGTGCGACATCTTCGTGATGGATGCCTTCGGCACCGCACACCGCGCTCAGGCCTCGACCCACGGCGTGGGCAAGTTTGCTCCGATTGCCTGTGCAGGCCCGCTGCTGTCCGCCGAGCTGGAAGCATTAGGTAAAGCCCTTTCTAACCCGGCGCGCCCAATGGTTGCCGTTGTGGGTGGCTCTAAAGTGTCCACCAAGTTTGACGTGCTGAACTCGCTGGTGAAAATTGCCGACACTGTGATCGTCGGTGGCGGTATCGCTAACACCTTCGTGGCTATCGACAACAACGTTGGTAAGTCTCTGTATGAGCCAGATTTCGTAGAAGCCGCGAAAAAGCTGCGCGACGAGTTCAAAATCCCGGTGCCTACCGATTCACGCGTGGGCACCGAGTTCTCTGAAACCGCCCCTTCAACCGTGAAGAAAGTGAGCGAAGTTCAGGACAACGAAGAGATCATGGACTTCGGCGACGAAACCGCACTGGCGATGGCTAAACTGCTGAAAGATGCCAAAACCATTCTGTGGAACGGCCCGGTTGGCGTGTTTGAGTTCCCGAACTTCCGTAAAGGTACTGAAATCGTTGCGAAAGCGATCGCAGACAGCGACGCATTCTCCATCGCTGGCGGTGGCGATACGCTGGCCGCTATCGACCTGTTCGGTATCGAAGATAAGATTTCCTATATCTCTACCGGCGGCGGTGCTTTCCTGGAATTCGTGGAAGGCAAAACCCTGCCAGCAGTCGCCATGCTGCAAGAACGTGCTAAGCAGTAA
- a CDS encoding M48 family metallopeptidase, whose amino-acid sequence MKKRISYAALALATLISGCQNFDSNGLMQSGAQAFQAATLSDAQVKELSDKSCQQMDSSTQIADASSTYAKRLSKIFAALGDNINGTPANYKVYLTKDVNAWAMANGCIRVYSGLMDMMTDNEVEAVLGHEMGHVALGHSRKAMQVAYATTAARTAAASAGGIAASLSQSQLGDIGEKLVNSQFSQRQESEADDYSYDLLRKRNINPAGLATSFEKLAKLEAGRQSSMFDDHPASEARAQHIRERMAADGIK is encoded by the coding sequence ATGAAGAAACGTATTTCTTATGCCGCCCTCGCGCTGGCAACCCTTATTTCTGGCTGTCAGAACTTTGACAGTAACGGACTGATGCAGTCCGGCGCGCAGGCGTTTCAGGCCGCCACGCTGAGCGATGCGCAGGTGAAAGAGCTGAGTGATAAATCCTGCCAGCAAATGGACAGCAGCACGCAGATCGCCGATGCCAGCAGCACCTATGCGAAGCGCCTGAGCAAAATCTTTGCCGCACTGGGTGATAACATCAACGGCACGCCGGCTAACTACAAAGTTTACCTCACCAAAGACGTCAACGCGTGGGCGATGGCTAACGGCTGCATCCGCGTTTACAGCGGCCTGATGGACATGATGACCGACAATGAAGTTGAGGCGGTGCTCGGCCATGAAATGGGTCACGTCGCCCTGGGCCACTCGCGCAAAGCCATGCAGGTGGCCTACGCCACGACCGCCGCACGCACCGCCGCTGCGTCTGCCGGTGGCATTGCCGCTTCGCTCTCACAGTCTCAGCTGGGCGATATCGGTGAGAAACTGGTGAATTCACAGTTCTCCCAGCGCCAGGAGTCGGAAGCAGATGATTACTCTTACGATCTGCTGCGCAAGCGCAACATTAATCCGGCAGGCCTAGCCACCAGCTTTGAAAAGCTGGCGAAGCTGGAAGCGGGCCGCCAGAGCTCGATGTTTGACGATCACCCGGCCTCGGAAGCGCGGGCACAGCATATCCGCGAGCGTATGGCTGCAGACGGTATTAAGTAA
- a CDS encoding oxidative stress defense protein yields the protein MEDAVKLTKLALAAMIVLGSLPLVTQADELPAGPHVVTSGQSSVDAAPDIATLAIEVNITAKDAAEAKKQADTRVQQYFDFLNKSGIEKKDINAANLRTQPEYDYLKDGKSVLKGYRAVRQVQVTLRQLDKLNELLDGALKNGLNEIRSVELGVADPEQYRQKARKAAIDDAIKQAGELAQGFGSKLGPVYSVRYHVANYQPMPMARMYKAADAAPMTSAAQTYEQQSIHFDDQVDVVFELQRNQ from the coding sequence ATGGAGGACGCAGTGAAGCTCACTAAACTGGCTCTGGCCGCAATGATTGTTTTGGGTAGTTTACCGCTGGTAACACAGGCTGATGAACTGCCTGCCGGCCCGCACGTGGTCACTTCCGGCCAGTCGAGCGTGGATGCCGCGCCGGATATTGCCACCCTGGCGATTGAAGTTAATATCACCGCGAAAGATGCCGCTGAAGCAAAAAAGCAGGCCGATACCCGCGTGCAGCAGTATTTTGATTTTCTGAACAAAAGCGGCATTGAGAAGAAAGATATCAACGCGGCCAACCTGCGTACCCAGCCCGAGTATGACTACCTGAAAGACGGCAAGTCGGTGCTGAAGGGCTATCGCGCCGTACGTCAGGTACAGGTCACGCTGCGCCAGCTGGATAAGCTCAACGAGCTGCTGGACGGCGCGCTGAAAAACGGACTGAATGAAATCCGCTCGGTTGAGCTGGGCGTGGCCGATCCTGAACAGTATCGTCAGAAGGCGCGTAAAGCGGCTATCGATGATGCGATTAAGCAGGCGGGAGAACTGGCTCAGGGCTTTGGCAGCAAGCTTGGCCCGGTTTACAGCGTGCGCTATCACGTCGCCAACTATCAGCCGATGCCAATGGCGCGGATGTATAAAGCGGCTGACGCAGCGCCGATGACCTCAGCGGCGCAGACCTACGAACAGCAGAGCATTCACTTCGACGATCAGGTGGATGTGGTGTTTGAGCTGCAGCGTAATCAGTAA
- the rpiA gene encoding ribose-5-phosphate isomerase RpiA: MTQDELKKAVGWAALDYVTPGTIVGVGTGSTAAHFIDALGSIKHQIEGAVSSSEASTAKLKSLGIHVFNLNEVDSLAIYVDGADEINGQMQMIKGGGAALTREKIVAAVADRFICIADASKQVDVLGKFPLPVEVIPMARSYVARELVKLGGQPEYRQDVVTDNGNLILDVYNFKILDPIALEVAINALPGVVTVGLFAARGADVALIGTADGVKTITK; encoded by the coding sequence ATGACGCAGGATGAACTGAAAAAAGCCGTTGGCTGGGCAGCGCTCGACTACGTGACTCCCGGCACCATCGTTGGCGTTGGCACCGGCTCTACCGCCGCGCATTTTATTGACGCACTGGGATCGATTAAACACCAGATTGAGGGCGCGGTTTCCAGCTCGGAAGCCTCTACCGCTAAACTGAAAAGCTTAGGTATTCACGTTTTCAATCTGAACGAAGTTGACTCGCTGGCGATCTATGTTGACGGCGCCGATGAGATCAACGGCCAGATGCAAATGATTAAAGGCGGAGGTGCCGCGCTGACCCGCGAGAAAATCGTTGCGGCCGTCGCCGATCGTTTTATCTGTATCGCCGATGCCTCCAAGCAGGTTGACGTTCTGGGTAAATTCCCTCTGCCGGTTGAAGTGATCCCGATGGCGCGCTCCTACGTTGCGCGTGAGCTGGTGAAGCTTGGCGGTCAGCCGGAGTATCGTCAGGATGTGGTCACCGATAACGGTAATCTCATTCTTGATGTCTACAACTTCAAGATCCTCGACCCGATCGCGCTGGAAGTGGCCATCAACGCGCTGCCTGGCGTGGTGACCGTTGGCCTGTTTGCTGCCCGGGGCGCGGACGTGGCGTTAATCGGCACCGCCGACGGCGTGAAGACTATTACCAAATGA
- a CDS encoding LysR family transcriptional regulator ArgP, translated as MKRPDYRTLQALDAVIRERGFERAAQKLCITQSAVSQRIKQLENMFGQPLLVRTVPPRPTEQGQKLLALLHQVELLEEEWLGDDSGGTTPLLLSLAVNADSLATWLLPALKTVLTDSPVRLNIQVEDETRTQERLRRGEVVGAISIQPQPLPSCLVDRLGALDYLFVGSKEFAARYFPNGVTRSALLKAPAVAFDHLDDMHQAFLQQNFDLSPGSVPCHIVNSSEAFVQLARQGTTCCMIPHLQIERELAEGELIDLTPGLLQRRMLYWHRFAPESRLMRKVTDALLAHGHRVLRQDAV; from the coding sequence ATGAAACGTCCCGATTATCGAACGCTTCAGGCGCTGGATGCAGTGATTCGTGAACGCGGCTTTGAACGCGCCGCACAAAAGCTCTGTATTACCCAGTCAGCTGTTTCACAGCGTATCAAGCAGCTGGAAAATATGTTTGGCCAGCCGCTGCTGGTGCGTACCGTCCCGCCCCGCCCGACCGAACAGGGACAGAAACTGCTGGCGCTGTTGCACCAGGTTGAGCTGCTGGAAGAAGAGTGGCTGGGCGATGACAGCGGCGGCACAACGCCACTTTTACTGTCGCTGGCGGTGAACGCCGACAGCCTGGCAACCTGGCTGTTACCGGCGCTGAAAACCGTGCTGACCGACTCTCCGGTGCGGCTAAATATTCAGGTAGAAGATGAAACCCGAACCCAGGAACGCCTGCGTCGCGGTGAGGTAGTAGGCGCCATCAGTATTCAGCCGCAGCCGCTGCCAAGCTGCCTTGTCGATCGGCTGGGTGCGCTGGACTACCTGTTTGTAGGATCGAAGGAGTTTGCCGCGCGCTACTTCCCGAACGGCGTCACCCGCTCCGCGCTGCTGAAAGCGCCGGCGGTAGCGTTTGACCATCTGGATGATATGCATCAGGCCTTCCTGCAGCAGAACTTCGACCTGTCACCGGGCAGCGTGCCCTGCCACATCGTGAACTCGTCGGAAGCCTTCGTACAGCTGGCCCGTCAGGGCACCACCTGCTGTATGATCCCGCATCTGCAGATTGAACGCGAGCTGGCGGAAGGTGAACTGATCGATTTGACCCCGGGCCTGCTGCAGCGCCGCATGCTTTACTGGCACCGTTTTGCACCGGAAAGCCGCCTGATGCGCAAAGTGACCGATGCGCTGCTGGCTCACGGCCATCGCGTGCTGCGTCAGGATGCGGTTTAG
- the mscS gene encoding small-conductance mechanosensitive channel MscS, translated as MEDLNVVGGISNAGNWLVRNQALLLSYAVNIVAAIAIIIIGMLVARIVSNTINRLMRARHLDATVADFLSALVRYGIIAFTLIAALGRVGVQTASVIAVLGAAGLAIGLALQGSLSNLAAGVLLVTFRPFRTGEFIDIGVMGTVQNVQIFSTTLKTADGKIVVVPNGKIIAGNITNFSREPERRNEFIIGVAYDADVEEVITLLRGIVEAEPRVLQDRGVQIGLNEMAPSSLNFVVRCWSKAGDLQQVYWDLMKEFKNALDAKEIGIPYPQMDVHLHQTKAPEVDLTKPA; from the coding sequence ATGGAAGATTTGAACGTGGTCGGTGGTATCAGCAATGCGGGGAACTGGCTGGTGCGCAACCAGGCTCTGCTGCTGAGCTACGCGGTAAATATTGTGGCAGCGATAGCGATCATTATTATCGGGATGCTCGTTGCGCGTATTGTTTCCAATACTATCAATCGCCTGATGCGCGCCCGTCATCTTGATGCGACGGTAGCTGATTTCCTTTCTGCGCTGGTGCGTTACGGCATTATCGCCTTCACGCTGATTGCCGCGCTGGGACGCGTGGGTGTGCAGACCGCCTCGGTGATTGCCGTACTCGGTGCCGCCGGTCTGGCAATTGGCCTGGCGCTGCAGGGCTCGCTTTCTAACCTGGCGGCCGGCGTGCTGCTGGTGACCTTCCGCCCGTTCCGCACCGGTGAATTTATTGATATCGGCGTGATGGGAACGGTGCAGAACGTGCAGATTTTCTCTACCACCTTAAAAACCGCCGACGGCAAAATCGTCGTGGTGCCGAATGGTAAAATCATTGCCGGGAATATCACTAACTTCTCCCGCGAGCCGGAGCGCCGTAATGAGTTCATTATTGGCGTAGCCTACGATGCTGACGTTGAGGAAGTGATTACTCTGCTGCGCGGCATTGTTGAGGCAGAACCGCGCGTACTGCAGGATCGCGGCGTGCAGATTGGCCTGAACGAGATGGCCCCGTCGTCACTGAACTTCGTGGTGCGCTGCTGGAGCAAGGCCGGTGACCTGCAGCAGGTTTACTGGGATCTGATGAAGGAATTTAAAAACGCCCTGGATGCGAAAGAAATCGGCATCCCTTATCCGCAGATGGATGTTCACCTGCATCAGACCAAAGCGCCCGAAGTCGATCTGACTAAACCGGCGTAA
- the epd gene encoding erythrose-4-phosphate dehydrogenase — MTVRIAINGFGRIGRNVLRALYETGRRAEITVVAINELADAAGMAHLLKYDTSHGRFAWDVRQERDLLSVGDDTIRLLHHADIDSLPWRELNVDIVLDCTGVYGSRADGEAHLQAGAKKVLFSHPGGNDLDATVVFGVNEQELLPEHLLVSNASCTTNCIIPIIKLLDDAWGIESGTVTTIHSAMHDQQVIDAYHPDLRRTRAASQSIIPVDTRLAAGITRIFPKFNDRFEAIAVRVPTINVTAIDLSVSVRDAVKACEVNALLQSASEGAFSGIVDYTELPLVSIDFNHDPHSAIVDGTQTRVSGQHLIKTLVWCDNEWGFANRMIDTTLAMADIGFSQDAAASVKL, encoded by the coding sequence ATGACGGTTCGCATTGCCATTAACGGATTCGGTCGCATCGGGCGCAACGTTTTGCGTGCGCTGTACGAAACCGGACGTCGTGCTGAAATTACGGTGGTTGCCATCAATGAGCTGGCGGATGCCGCGGGGATGGCCCATCTGTTGAAATACGACACCAGCCATGGCCGCTTTGCCTGGGATGTACGCCAGGAGCGCGATCTGCTGTCGGTTGGCGATGATACGATCCGCCTGCTGCATCACGCCGATATTGACTCTCTGCCGTGGCGTGAGCTGAATGTGGATATCGTGCTGGACTGTACCGGCGTCTACGGCAGCCGTGCCGATGGTGAAGCCCATCTGCAGGCCGGTGCAAAGAAGGTGCTGTTCTCTCATCCGGGAGGCAACGATCTGGATGCCACGGTCGTTTTCGGTGTGAATGAGCAAGAGCTGCTGCCGGAACACCTGCTGGTATCGAATGCGTCCTGCACGACTAACTGTATTATTCCGATTATCAAACTGCTGGATGATGCGTGGGGGATAGAGTCGGGTACGGTGACCACCATCCACTCCGCTATGCACGATCAGCAGGTGATTGATGCCTATCATCCCGATTTGCGTCGCACCCGTGCGGCCAGCCAGTCGATTATTCCGGTTGATACGCGTCTGGCCGCGGGCATCACCCGCATTTTTCCGAAATTTAATGACCGTTTCGAAGCGATTGCCGTCCGCGTGCCAACGATTAACGTGACGGCGATTGACCTCAGCGTCAGCGTGCGGGATGCGGTAAAGGCCTGCGAGGTCAACGCCCTGCTGCAAAGTGCGTCAGAAGGGGCTTTTAGTGGTATAGTTGACTACACGGAATTACCGTTAGTCTCTATTGATTTTAATCACGACCCGCACAGTGCCATCGTTGACGGTACGCAGACGCGGGTCAGTGGCCAGCACCTGATTAAGACCTTAGTCTGGTGTGATAACGAATGGGGCTTTGCTAACAGAATGATCGACACCACGTTAGCGATGGCCGATATCGGTTTCAGTCAGGACGCGGCTGCGTCTGTAAAACTTTGA
- the fbaA gene encoding class II fructose-bisphosphate aldolase, with translation MSKIFDFVKPGVVTGDDVQKIFKVAKENKFALPAVNCVGTDSINAVLEAAAKVKSPVIVQFSNGGAAFIAGKGLKSDKPQAAAILGAIAGAHHVHLMAEHYGVPVILHTDHCAKKLLPWIDGLLDAGEAHFAKTGKPLFSSHMIDLSEESLEENIEISSKYLARMAKLDMTLEIELGCTGGEEDGVDNSHMDASALYTQPEDVDYAYTELSKISPRFTIAASFGNVHGVYKPGNVKLTPTILRDSQDYVSKKHNLPHNSLDFVFHGGSGSSAAEIEESIGYGVIKMNIDTDTQWATWDGILQFYKKNEDYLQGQLGNPNGVDSPNKKYYDPRVWLRSAQASMVVRLEQAFKELNAIDVL, from the coding sequence ATGTCTAAAATTTTTGATTTCGTAAAACCAGGCGTTGTCACCGGTGATGACGTGCAGAAGATCTTCAAAGTAGCGAAAGAGAACAAATTCGCTCTGCCAGCCGTTAACTGCGTCGGTACCGACTCAATCAACGCCGTGCTGGAAGCTGCTGCAAAAGTAAAATCTCCGGTCATCGTTCAGTTCTCTAACGGCGGTGCTGCTTTTATCGCTGGTAAAGGCCTGAAGTCTGACAAGCCACAGGCTGCTGCAATCCTGGGTGCGATCGCAGGTGCTCACCACGTACATCTGATGGCAGAGCACTACGGCGTGCCGGTTATCCTGCATACCGACCACTGCGCGAAGAAACTGCTGCCGTGGATCGACGGTCTGCTGGACGCGGGTGAAGCTCACTTCGCCAAAACCGGTAAGCCACTGTTCTCTTCTCACATGATTGACCTGTCCGAAGAGTCTCTGGAAGAGAACATCGAGATCTCCAGCAAGTATCTGGCGCGCATGGCGAAACTCGACATGACTCTGGAAATCGAACTGGGTTGCACCGGCGGTGAAGAAGATGGCGTGGACAACAGCCATATGGACGCATCTGCTCTGTACACCCAGCCGGAAGACGTGGATTACGCCTACACCGAGCTGAGCAAAATCAGCCCGCGTTTCACCATCGCTGCCTCTTTCGGTAACGTACACGGCGTGTACAAGCCGGGCAACGTGAAGCTGACCCCAACTATCCTGCGTGACTCTCAGGATTACGTCAGCAAGAAACACAACCTGCCGCACAACTCCCTGGACTTCGTGTTCCACGGTGGTTCCGGTTCTTCAGCTGCTGAAATCGAAGAATCAATCGGCTACGGCGTGATCAAAATGAACATCGATACCGATACCCAGTGGGCAACTTGGGACGGTATTCTGCAGTTCTACAAAAAGAACGAAGACTATCTGCAGGGCCAGCTGGGTAACCCAAATGGCGTAGACAGCCCGAACAAGAAATACTACGACCCGCGCGTGTGGCTGCGTTCTGCCCAGGCGTCAATGGTTGTGCGTCTGGAGCAGGCTTTCAAAGAACTGAACGCAATCGACGTTCTGTAA
- the tkt gene encoding transketolase, which translates to MSSRKELANAIRALSMDAVQKAKSGHPGAPMGMADIAEVLWRDFLNHNPSNPLWADRDRFVLSNGHGSMLIYSLLHLTGYDLPISELANFRQLHSKTPGHPEYGYTAGVETTTGPLGQGIANAVGFAIAERTLAAQFNRPGHDVVDHNTYVFMGDGCMMEGISHEVCSLAGTLKLGKLVAFYDDNGISIDGHIEGWFTDDTAKRFESYGWHVVRGIDGHDADAIKKAVEEAKAVTDKPSLLMCKTIIGFGSPNKAGTHDSHGAPLGDAEIELTRKQLGWTHAPFEIPQDIYAQWDAKEAGQAKESAWDEKFAAYAKAFPELATEFKRRVSNELPANWAEESQKFVEQLQANPAKIASRKASQNAIEAFGKLLPEYLGGSADLAPSNLTMWSGSKPINEDAAGNYIHYGVREFGMTAIANGITLHGGFLPYTATFLMFVEYARNAVRMAALMKIRQVLVYTHDSIGLGEDGPTHQPVEQLASLRVTPNVSAWRPCDQVESAVAWKYGIERHDGPTALILSRQNLAQQERTPEQLANIARGGYVLKDSAGTPDVILIATGSEVELAVGAFDKLTAEGHKVRVVSMPSTDAFDKQDAAYRESVLPKAVSARVAIEAGIADYWFKYTGLNGAIVGMTSFGESAPAEQLFDLFGFTVDNVVAKAKGLL; encoded by the coding sequence ATGTCTTCTCGTAAAGAGCTTGCCAACGCCATTCGCGCATTAAGTATGGATGCGGTTCAGAAAGCCAAATCCGGCCACCCGGGTGCCCCAATGGGTATGGCGGACATCGCTGAAGTGCTGTGGCGCGATTTCCTGAACCACAACCCGTCTAACCCGCTGTGGGCCGATCGTGACCGCTTCGTGCTTTCCAACGGCCACGGCTCAATGCTGATTTACAGCCTGCTGCACCTCACCGGCTACGATCTGCCAATCAGCGAGCTGGCTAACTTCCGTCAGCTGCATTCCAAAACCCCAGGTCATCCAGAGTACGGTTACACCGCAGGCGTAGAAACCACCACCGGTCCACTGGGCCAGGGTATTGCTAACGCCGTTGGTTTCGCGATTGCCGAGCGCACGCTGGCCGCACAGTTCAACCGCCCGGGCCACGACGTTGTTGACCATAACACCTACGTGTTCATGGGTGATGGCTGCATGATGGAAGGTATCTCCCACGAAGTGTGCTCGCTGGCGGGTACCCTGAAGCTGGGTAAACTGGTCGCGTTCTACGATGACAACGGTATCTCTATCGATGGTCATATTGAAGGCTGGTTCACCGACGACACCGCGAAGCGCTTTGAGTCTTACGGCTGGCACGTGGTGCGCGGCATCGACGGCCACGACGCGGATGCGATCAAAAAGGCAGTAGAAGAAGCGAAAGCGGTGACCGACAAGCCTTCACTGCTGATGTGCAAAACCATCATCGGCTTCGGCTCACCGAACAAAGCCGGTACGCACGATTCCCACGGCGCGCCGCTGGGCGATGCTGAAATCGAACTGACCCGTAAGCAGCTGGGCTGGACCCACGCGCCGTTCGAAATTCCACAGGACATTTATGCCCAGTGGGATGCGAAAGAAGCAGGCCAGGCGAAAGAATCCGCATGGGATGAGAAATTTGCCGCCTATGCGAAAGCCTTCCCAGAGCTGGCGACCGAGTTCAAACGCCGCGTAAGCAACGAGCTGCCGGCTAACTGGGCAGAAGAGTCGCAGAAATTTGTTGAGCAGCTGCAGGCTAATCCGGCGAAAATCGCCAGCCGTAAAGCGTCTCAGAATGCGATCGAAGCGTTCGGTAAACTGCTGCCGGAATACCTGGGCGGCTCCGCTGACCTGGCACCAAGCAACCTGACCATGTGGTCCGGTTCTAAGCCAATCAACGAAGATGCAGCGGGTAACTACATCCATTACGGCGTGCGCGAATTCGGTATGACCGCGATCGCTAACGGTATCACCCTGCACGGTGGCTTCCTGCCTTACACCGCGACCTTCCTGATGTTTGTGGAATACGCACGTAACGCAGTGCGTATGGCTGCCCTGATGAAAATTCGTCAGGTGCTGGTTTACACCCACGACTCTATCGGTCTGGGCGAAGATGGCCCGACTCACCAGCCTGTTGAGCAGCTGGCCAGCCTGCGCGTTACACCAAACGTCAGCGCATGGCGTCCATGTGACCAGGTTGAATCAGCCGTGGCCTGGAAATACGGTATCGAGCGTCACGACGGTCCTACCGCGCTGATCCTCTCCCGCCAGAACCTGGCACAGCAGGAGCGTACGCCTGAGCAACTGGCTAACATCGCTCGCGGCGGTTACGTGCTGAAAGACAGCGCGGGCACCCCTGATGTGATCCTGATTGCGACCGGTTCTGAAGTTGAGCTGGCGGTTGGCGCATTCGACAAACTGACTGCGGAAGGCCACAAGGTTCGCGTTGTGTCTATGCCGTCTACCGACGCCTTCGACAAGCAGGACGCAGCCTACCGCGAGTCCGTGCTGCCGAAAGCCGTCAGTGCACGCGTGGCGATTGAAGCGGGTATCGCGGACTACTGGTTCAAGTATACCGGCCTGAACGGCGCTATCGTCGGTATGACCAGCTTCGGTGAGTCTGCACCGGCTGAGCAGCTGTTCGATCTGTTTGGCTTCACCGTGGATAACGTGGTCGCTAAAGCGAAAGGCCTGCTGTAA